One segment of Tenrec ecaudatus isolate mTenEca1 chromosome 1, mTenEca1.hap1, whole genome shotgun sequence DNA contains the following:
- the LOC142427608 gene encoding olfactory receptor 2H2-like, producing the protein MVNQSSPAGFLLLGFSEHPGLEKILFGIVLTSYFLTLVGNTFIILLSVLDSRLHSPMYFFLSNLSFLDLCFTTSCVPQMLFNLWGPKTISFLGCFVQLFIFMSLGTTECILLTVMAFDRYVAVCQPLRYATIIHPRLCRQLAAMAWVTGLVQSVIQTPSTVRLPFCPHRQVDDFLCEVPALIRLSCGDTTYNEIQMAVASFFILVVPLTLILVSYGAIARAVLRINSAKGRRKAFGTCSSHLMVVIIFYSSVIAVYLQPKNPYAQERAKFFGLFYAVGTPSLNPLIYTLRNKEVKRALMRLLRKDGGPGDN; encoded by the coding sequence ATGGTCAACCAGAGCTCCCCAGCGGGCTTTCTCCTTCTGGGCTTCTCTGAACATCCAGGACTTGAAAAGATTCTCTTTGGGATTGTCTTGACTTCTTACTTCCTGACTCTGGTGGGCAACACCTTCATCATCCTGCTCTCTGTGCTGGACTCCAGGCTCCACTCCccaatgtacttcttcctctccaacctctccttCTTGGATCTCTGCTTCACCACGAGTTGTGTTCCCCAGATGCTCTTCAACCTCTGGGGCCCCAAAACCATCAGCTTCCTTGGCTGCTTTGTGCAGCTCTTCATCTTCATGTCCCTGGGGACCACGGAGTGCATCCTCCTGACAGTGATGGCCTTTGACCGCTATGTGGCAGTCTGCCAACCTCTCcgatatgccaccatcatccacCCCCGCCTGTGCCGGCAGCTGGCGGCTATGGCCTGGGTCACTGGCTTGGTACAGTCAGTGATCCAGACTCCTTCTACCGTCCGCCTGCCCTTCTGTCCCCATCGGCAGGTTGATGACTTTTTATGTGAAGTCCCAGCTTTAATTCGACTCTCCTGCGGAGATACCACCTACAATGAGATCCAGATGGCCGTTGCTAGTTTCTTCATCCTGGTGGTGCCCCTCACGCTCATCCTCGTCTCTTACGGTGCCATTGCCCGGGCGGTGCTGAGAATTAACTCTGCAAAGGGGAGGAGGAAGGCTTTTGGCACCTGCTCCTCCCACCTCATGGTTGTCATTATCTTCTACAGCTCAGTCATTGCTGTCTACCTGCAGCCCAAAAATCCCTATGCCCAAGAGAGGGCCAAGTTCTTTGGCCTCTTCTACGCGGTGGGCACTCCTTCGCTCAACCCTCTTATCTACACTCTGAGGAACAAGGAGGTCAAGAGGGCATTGATGAGGTTGCTGCGGAAGGATGGTGGCCCGGGGGACAATTGA